In Candidatus Omnitrophota bacterium, the DNA window TATGCTTATTGTCATGATTACCGCTTTAAATGCCATGCAGTGGACGGTAGTGGCCCAGGTTTTGAATACTGTGGTTGTTTATATACCACATGTAATTGTTGCGGTGTTTATCCTTGTTTTTGGCATGTTCGTATCAACCTTATTAAGTACTGTTATCAGGACGGCCGTAAGTAATGCCGGAATGACGCAGGCAAAGATGCTCGGACAGTTGACGCAATCGGTGGTGATTATTTTTACCATTGTGATAGCGATGCAGCAGCTCCAGATACAGATGGCTGTGATATTGAACGTTATAAATATCGTGCTTGCCTCAATGGGGCTGGCCCTCGGGCTTGCCTTTGGGTTAGGCTGCAAAGACATGGCGGCCAAAACCATGGAAGAAATAATAAACAACATGAAAAAGAAATAACGGTTAGACGATGAGAGGGCAGCCGACAAGAGTGTATTGACGGCTGCCCTTATTTTATGCCTGTTAAGTATTTTAATCATTGGAACTGCGCATGGTTTATAAGGTATTTATATTTTTTATTGTAATAATGTTGGTTTCCGGATGCCAATACCCGTTTGAATTGAAACCAGATTCGGAAATAAGACAGGAGGTTTTGGAGTTTGATCCTGACTTTGAGCAGGCACTGCAAAAAAGGGCCAAACTGGATGAAGAGATAGCGCTGCTGCGTTCAAAACAACAACTTAATGCCAGCCAGATAGAAACCAAGATCCTTTCTCTCAAAGATGAACTGCGGTCTTCCAAAAGAGACATATCCAGCCAGATACTGTCGCTTAACGCGCAGCTTGATCCGCAGAGATCCGAAATCAAGCGCAGTATTATGGAGTTGTCAACGGAGTTGAGGCTTAAGCAATCATCTTTTTCTGCTGTGCGTAAAATGATATTAGATCTTAATAGATTGAACGGCAAGGATTCTGTTCAGGATCAGCCATCCGGCGATAGTTCAAGATTGCGTGAAAAAATATCTGCCCATCAGGAACAAGCGGACACCCTGATGCGCGACATATCTGTACTGCGCGAAAAAATACGGTTATTACGATTTAAACTCAAACTCCTTCACTAAATCAAGACAGGAAACCTTTTACCAATATTTTTTTAAGCTTTCCGTAACAGTTTTCCACCGACGATACTTACTAACGTTATTTTTCTTTTGATTTTCACAATGATAGTATGATATAATAATACCCTTAAAACACCCGTATTCAGGAGTATGGAATGTTAGCCATAAAGAGAGCGCTAATAAGCGTTTCCGATAAAACGAATCTTGAGTCTTTTGTAAAAAAACTCCACTCTTTGGGCGTAGAGGTCATATCTACCGGCGGCAGCGCGCGTTTTATATCCGCTTTAGGTATTAATGTAAAAACGGTGGATGAGGTAACCGGTTTTAACGAGATGCTTGACGGCAGGGTAAAAACACTACACCCCAAGATACATGCCGGCCTTCTCGCCCTGCGCGGCCACAGCGCGCATATGGATCAATTGAAAGCTTGCGGTATAGAACCGATTGATATGGTTGTTGTAAACCTCTACCCGTTTAAGAAGACCATATTGAAACCCGATATACGGCTTGAAGAGGCCATAGAAAATATAGATATCGGAGGCCCGTCAATGCTGCGCTCTGCGGCAAAAAATTATAAATCAGTAGCTGTTCTTACAAGCCCCGCGCAATATGACCGGATTGCAAGAGAACTTGATGAGCACAAAGGATGTGTTACGGATAATACGCTTGCCGGCCTGGCGGTTGAGGCATTTTCGGTAACAGCGGAGTATGACAGCTGTATCAAGGCATACCTTAAGAAAAAACTTACCCCAAACGTTTCAAAGCCCGCGGAATCCATTTTTCCTGATGAGCTTGTCTTGTCTCTTGATAAATACCAAGACCTTCGTTATGGAGAAAATGAGCATCAAAAAGCGGCATTTTATAAGAGGCCTTTTTCTAAAGAGCCGTCCGCGTCAAATGCCAGGCAATTACACGGGAAAGCTCTTTCGTATAATAATATTATGGATCTTGACGCCGCTTATGAGGTGGTGAAGGATTTTGATGAGCCGGCCGCGTGTATTATCAAGCATGCCACCGCCTGCGGTATAGCCACGGCGGATACCCTTACTGCCGCTTTTTCAGCCGCGCTTGAAACTGATACGCTTTCAGCCTTTGGCGGAATAATAGGGCTGAACAGGAAGGTAGATGTCAATACCGCGGAAGCTATTTTAGCGGCCGGTTTTGTTGAGTGCGTGATAGCTCCAGGCTATGAACAGAATGCCCTGGCGAGGCTTTCGTCAAAACAAAATATGCGCATACTTTCCCTGGATGCTATAAGCAAAACCAGGGATAAGGATGAACTCCATTTTAGAAATATTGCAGGCGGGCTTCTTGTCCAGCAGAAGGATATTCAGGATATTGATCAGAGCCAGCTTAAGATTGTCACGCAGAAAAAGCCTACGTCCGATGAGGTGCGCACTTTGATATTTGCCTGGAAAGCGGTTAAGTTTATCAGGTCAAACGCCATAGTTCTTGCCAAAGAAACAAAGACAGTGGGTATAGGTGCCGGCCAGATGAGCAGGGTTGACTCTGTTTTTATGGCTATACATAAATCCGGCCGGCGTTCAACGGGATCCGTCTTGGCTTCAGACGCTTTTTTCCCGAAGGAAGACGCGGTAGAGATGGCCGCGCAGGCAGGCGTAACGTCAATTATCCAGCCAGGCGGTTCAAAGTCTGATGAACTTATAATTGATGTCTGCAACAGGCGCAACATATCCATGGTTTTTACGGGGATACGTCATTTCAGGCATTGAAGATATATGGACCTTACTCAATCCCTTCGCTATCTGGATTCTCTGGCCAATTTTGAAAAATTTACCGAATATGATTACAGCAAGGCTTATGATCTCAAAAGAATATCCAGACTGCTTTCTCTTTTGGATAATCCGGAGAAGCGGTATCCTACAATAACCGTATCCGGGACAAAAGGCAAAGGCTCTACCGTATCTATGCTTGCCTCAATATTTAATTCGGCAGGCATCAAAGCCGGCGCGCTGATATCCCCGCATTTGGTTTGCGTAAATGAAAGGATAAAAGTCGGCGAAAGGCATATATCGGATTCGGAATTTTCGTCAGAGATATCCGCTATCAGAGACATTGCCGCCAGACATCACCTGCCGGATCTTACTTATTTTGAAGTTATTACAGCCGCGGCGTTTTCATATTTTTCGCGCAAAAAAGTTGAAATAGCCGTCTTGGAGGTTGGCCTGGGGGGCAGGCTTGATGCCGTAAATACGGCGCGCTCACCGATATCGGCAATAATGCCGGTAAGCTATGACCATACGCGTTTATTGGGCACGTCTCTTAAAGATATTGCCGGCGAAAAATGCGGTATTATACATGAAAATTCTTGTGTCGTGTGCGCCAGGCAACCGGCAGAGGTATTGCCTGTAGTCAAGAGGGTTGTTTTAAGGCGGCGCGCGCGCTTGATCCTGGCAGGCAGGGATATCGTCGTAAGCAATGCTAAAACATCGCTGTCAGGAACGGATTTTGACCTGAAGACAAAATCCGGTTT includes these proteins:
- a CDS encoding bifunctional folylpolyglutamate synthase/dihydrofolate synthase, whose amino-acid sequence is MDLTQSLRYLDSLANFEKFTEYDYSKAYDLKRISRLLSLLDNPEKRYPTITVSGTKGKGSTVSMLASIFNSAGIKAGALISPHLVCVNERIKVGERHISDSEFSSEISAIRDIAARHHLPDLTYFEVITAAAFSYFSRKKVEIAVLEVGLGGRLDAVNTARSPISAIMPVSYDHTRLLGTSLKDIAGEKCGIIHENSCVVCARQPAEVLPVVKRVVLRRRARLILAGRDIVVSNAKTSLSGTDFDLKTKSGFYKKLHSPLRGIHQSENAAVAVSLAETAGQRFNLPISKDVVRRGLAAADFPARFQLGLFRHRRVVLDGAQNVVSANALKKALNDIFDKRHICLILGVSSDKDYHKIVRILCPVSRSVIFTQADTPRALPADNLARAAGAYSKKGFVCYDLKDALTMAAAITPEKGVIVITGSLFLAAGALRILDGRH
- the purH gene encoding bifunctional phosphoribosylaminoimidazolecarboxamide formyltransferase/IMP cyclohydrolase, whose product is MLAIKRALISVSDKTNLESFVKKLHSLGVEVISTGGSARFISALGINVKTVDEVTGFNEMLDGRVKTLHPKIHAGLLALRGHSAHMDQLKACGIEPIDMVVVNLYPFKKTILKPDIRLEEAIENIDIGGPSMLRSAAKNYKSVAVLTSPAQYDRIARELDEHKGCVTDNTLAGLAVEAFSVTAEYDSCIKAYLKKKLTPNVSKPAESIFPDELVLSLDKYQDLRYGENEHQKAAFYKRPFSKEPSASNARQLHGKALSYNNIMDLDAAYEVVKDFDEPAACIIKHATACGIATADTLTAAFSAALETDTLSAFGGIIGLNRKVDVNTAEAILAAGFVECVIAPGYEQNALARLSSKQNMRILSLDAISKTRDKDELHFRNIAGGLLVQQKDIQDIDQSQLKIVTQKKPTSDEVRTLIFAWKAVKFIRSNAIVLAKETKTVGIGAGQMSRVDSVFMAIHKSGRRSTGSVLASDAFFPKEDAVEMAAQAGVTSIIQPGGSKSDELIIDVCNRRNISMVFTGIRHFRH